The genome window CGGTCTTTTCTACATCATCTTCATCCATTAGAATCTTGTGGTACCCAGCATATTAATCCACGAAAGATTGTATCTCATGCTTAGCACAATTATCTACAAGTATGCGGATGTTTGGTAGAGGAATATTATCCTTTGGatttgctttgttcaggtctctaTAGTCAATACAGACTCTGGTTTTCCCGTCCTTCTTTGGCACATGCACAATATTTTCCACCCAAGTGGTGTATCGGACAACTCTGACTACATTGGCTCTcagttgcttcattatttcctctttgattttatcattcatgtccgttttaaattttcgttGCTTTTGTTGGACTAGTGAAAAATTAGGATACGCgagaagcttatgaaccactagaTCAACACTTAAACCCtacatatcatcataagaccaagaAAACACATCTTTGTATttaaataaaagttgaatcaaggcatctttgattttttgttcagtgtgaatgcttatctttattttcCTAACTTTTTCATGACTTCCGATATTAATTGGCctagtttcattgaggttgggagtaggcttgttttcaaattgttccaattcacttttttatttcctcaacaacctcatcttcatcatattcgacctcatgatgtattatttcgaaattagacagctttttaagGTCTGTGCGTGAATTccacatgcatgtcatgttattaaagccatCATTAACGATACTAAAATGGAAACAAAATGACAGAAattagaaaaaaggaaaagatacaGAACTGCATTTAATTGAATTTGAAACAAAACGATCATATTGAGATGTTTGGATTATAACCTTGAAAGTAACCCAAATACAAAAAAAGAAGTtgcaaaagcaaactaccaagaatctttccttgtggggagaggagttgcttcccagttgttgAGCATGGTGTCTAGGCCAATTAGTTACATATCGtcacgactagtgccttcaccagcttggatcatattcacttcagaaaatatCTGGCTGAAGCCATGGCAAGTTTCATCAATGTTTTTCTGCGCCGAGGAATTTCGACCCTCTTGGagtcgtggcttgacaaaagtgtagaaaatgtgagggatcGGTTTCCGTAAGACCCAACAATGCTTTTTGTGATTGTTGACTTTGTCTTCATCTTCTTTCCTTGGCCTGAAGCCTAAGCCAACAGTACCCTTGTTACCAAAGGGAGAATTGGGTTATGAAATTCATTGTAAGATGCCCCCAAGCCTTTTCCTGACTCATAACCCTGTCTCggcataagtgcagccaccattataGATGTGGCGGAAAGACGAGGATGCAGAATGGGCTTTCCTTCCttaacatggtccacaacaaccacttcgaaagctTGATAGACAATGAACTCGCACCCTTACTTGGCCTCAATACACATGATTAACGGATCTTTATAAATGAATGACTcatcttctccgtgaacaataatttcttgcctgtcATGTTCAAACTTGAGCATCTAGTGGAAGGTGGATGGCACAACTTGAGccatatggatccatggccttccgagaataaagttataagaagttttcaTGTCCATTACTTGGAAGATAATTTCCAAATCAACCGGCCCAATTGTCATGGTGAGGCTGATTTCTCCAATGGTGTCTCTGgttgagccatcaaaagcccggatgcggACATTGTTGGGTCGGATTTTATCTATATTGATCTTCatactttgcaaggtagagagaaGGCATACATCTATGCTCGaccctccatcaaccatgactcgctttacGTAGTGCTCCTCATATTTGACAAGTAGGTGCAAAGCCCTATTATGCCCGACTCCCTCATCGGggagttcatcatcagtaaaggagatTCTGTTCACCTCAAAATATTtgttggccatcttctctaactgattcactGTGGTCTTCTCTGAGTCATGTGCCTCGTTTAGGATCGTGATCAGTACACAAGCATGCTCTTTTGAATGTATGAGCAGAGACAGTAGAGAGATTTgagcaggagtctttctcagtcggtcaatgattgagtaatcctgaactttcatctttttcaactcttctggagagtaataCCTCCCCAATCGAGCaaaacctccagtttcccccacttattctatgatttccttgcctttgtaggtcaccgcaattttgttgtagttccaaggaatGGTTTTCGTGTTTGTCACACGGGATTGCACAATGGGTTTGATTATGATCGGCTATGTTATACCTTTTGTACTGCCTTGATTCTACCTCATGACGGGGTGGCCTCCCAGGACATGCAACCTCAGGCTTGGAATACTAGAGCGCACTTCCAAACTCAAGATTTTTGGAACAACTAAAGTTGCCTTCTCTGGGCTCTGGGCGCTATTCACAATCAACGGCATATCttggcttggacttacttccagtccTAACCCTTCTTGAATCGTCCCCACTATCATTTCTACCGGACCAACTGAATTGTATTCTTGATCATGGCCAATCATTCCCATAAAATGATTATCATGGATGGCGTGAtgaccttcttaagggaatgagtccgtttttgtgtctaggtaataataatagagtagtaatgaataaaagacaTGAGCAAGTCATTCTCGAAAAAGAGTattcatgcttcatttggtaccaacacacttaacgaCGTGCTTAttgtttgaaacaaggtttttgaaagaaaatagctctagttcatgactttgagactcttgagttgactttggtaatcatcgagtagtttattggaccatagtgatctttaacttgGTTGTGATCGTTGTAGGCTtttgactctatcctcttttatggTCTAGTTGCATGAGGGGTGAGGTgatttgttgctagtccaagtacccgtgcgaaaggtctagaacttgccccgaatgtgctttaaggcgaaatcctaagttttgcttggtttgataaatgattgtaggctttccttggtccGTCTGAGCTTCTTTAGCCAACCAAcgatgttatccctagtcaacccccttGAGCCTTTAGaatttctcatttgataaccatgatataagcctttacccattttgttatgatcctctcttggcacccgaactttccttaacactcttgtgaaataagtggCTTAAAGCATAAGTTTGGGCGGAGAGTTGAGAAATTttaaagaggtatcaaggcaccaaaaagagaaaagaaatgatctctatgaaaagagaaggcaagaaaagaaaaagaacaaaacaaAATACAAGAAAGGGAATAAAAGGAAGGGTTGATGGAATCAAAAAGAGataattatgtcacgacccaaaattccaccacaggcgtcataATGGaacttaatctctaagactaggtaaaccgattATACTTACAATTAaagcctttttaaaaaaaatagaatttaatacaagtgttgaAATCAAAagcgaaaataattataacaacctcccaagactggtaatactcagtcacgaactctagctgaatacatgaaatgatctcaaggatcaaatatacaatactgttcaaataaTACTTAATAGTACAATacaatagaaagactccaagggactgcgacgaccaaacaactctaacttgaatccttacgatgaacacactaactctgccgaGTCcaatatctctaatacctggctttttacaaaaatgtgtagaactgtcgtatgagtacaccacggtcggtactcagtaagtatcaatacaaacgttggtggagtagtgatgaggtacagtcaaggcaCTCACTAATCGAATAACCTGTGCAATACATCAGTATATGGTAATAATGGAAAACAAATAGTAATGATGGCAACAAAAATCACCCAGGGATATGAACAACAAGGCCACAAGAACACCGTAAATATttctcaaacaaataaggaacataagtacaaccaattaatcaagtccctcaaatatacgtctttcaaatgtaagtccttcaaatataaatctttcaaatataagtttttcaaataaaaatctttcgaatataaatctttcaaagtaaaatctttcgaatataaatcttttaaataaaagttactctgtgacacctcatctcataatcataaaacagGGGTCTCAgaccactttcatattttcaaaacacgggtctcaacccactttcatattttcacggcacctcgtgcctgtATCTTtttcacaactgcatggacaactcacgtgcaaaaatattaatatataagatccgcacgtacaactcacatgctaataataagatcatcatttactcacggtacctcatgcccacatttcatatcacatcagcacggacaattcacgtgcaaaTATCATAATCATTATACACCcctgacacctcgtgcccatatttcatatcataactgcatggTCAGTTCACataccaataacataatccgcccggtaatagccacaggctcacaatttcaacatggaTCGGACTATTActaagtttaccgaaacaacaagataaattgcacaagatataaaaataaacacaagaaaaatcacaacatcacatgaaaatcaccaacacaataaccccacatcatcgcACTAAAAATATCaatagtggaatgccacccttatacgccgcattacagtaacccaaatcaaataacaattcacacagaatattatcacaacaatacaacaTAATCAATTCGTATTTACAAATTGCTTGTAGGCCACAACCTTTATAAAGGtacaatgaaattaattaatttcacaacagatagcccacggctcaacacaatgtatataaaatctcaaaaaaaaaagGATGGAAAGGTAACTCAGCAAAAACAATGCCTTCTTTAATCTATATTCTTGGTAATTAGATTAATACCTCTTttcaaatttaattaattaattatttccaGATGAAAAATCCTTAATGAAATTATTTCCACGAAATGGCAACTCAACAGAACACAGAATCCATATAAAagtcaagtgacaatcacaccaaattatcatataaaaataaactcGGCAAACAAGAAATGAGACATGACAAATAAAAAAAagacatgacaaataaaggatttaataagtgtcaaCAACTTTCAATtaaatacataagggtgtctacaaaATTTAACAGatataatttacacatataaaccaagtacgtactcgtcaccttgcgtacacggctttcaatcacacaattttcacataagactcaatgcctaaggggtaattcccgcacacaaggttaggtaagatacttagcTTTTTGAaattaggtcgatattccaaaatagccttcttgcgtgAAATGacttccggacggctcaaatctaaccaaattaattgcataacttcattaaaatttatcggaaataatCCCGGGATAATATAACgccgacttaaaatttcacattaaaaagtcaccctgaaagtcaacgcgggacccacatctcggaacccaatagaatttttacgaaattcgaacacccactacgatacgagttcaaccatatcaattttaccaaattccgacatcaactcgaccaccgaatcttcatttttttttttgaaagattttgcaaaaatcccaatttcttccattaCAAATAAATGGtgaatataaccatgaaatcataaaatataatcagtttcggatatagaacacttacctaagttaaagtcgtgaagaactcctccaaaatcaccaaaaccCCGAGCTTCAAACCCAAAACGAAATGTAGAAAATTACCAATTTCGACCGCTTAACATTCTGCCCTgatatttactcttcgcgatcatgaagcacaacttttctcagctcaaaatttgcccttcgtgatcgcggaaaatGATTCGCGATAGCGAAGAACAAGATGCCCAGCTCTTCCAGATAGccctagtataatggtcataactttctgtagaaaactccaaatgacaaatggtttgactttagGAAACCTAGAaaccaaggactataactttcataattttatcatttcctaattccttatagattgcgagatataagcttccaaaattagccctctgcagcagaaatttcttcttcgcgatttccaaactcttcccaggcagcctgtagtgtatcaaccataacctttacttacaaaactccaaatgacaaacggtttgattttttgaaaattagcacaaagggctacaacttttattttttgattatCTCGAAATTCCtaatagattgcaagatataagcttccaaagtcgggttagtGCAGAAGAATttttctctatgcgatcgcgattcacaggcCAATATttcccattttactcttcgcaatCGCGGCAAATTCCCCGCGATTGCAATGCACAGTGctatagccaaaaaccagcaactaaaaatggttTAGAAACTACCCCGAAAGTCacctgagccactcgggatcccattcaaatataccaacaagtcccataacataatacggacttactcgaggcctcaa of Nicotiana tomentosiformis chromosome 7, ASM39032v3, whole genome shotgun sequence contains these proteins:
- the LOC138895367 gene encoding uncharacterized protein, whose amino-acid sequence is MKVQDYSIIDRLRKTPAQISLLSLLIHSKEHACVLITILNEAHDSEKTTVNQLEKMANKYFEVNRISFTDDELPDEGVGHNRALHLLVKYEEHYVKRVMVDGGSSIDVCLLSTLQSMKINIDKIRPNNVRIRAFDGSTRDTIGEISLTMTIGPVDLEIIFQGTVGLGFRPRKEDEDKVNNHKKHCWVLRKPIPHIFYTFVKPRLQEGRNSSAQKNIDETCHGFSQIFSEVNMIQAGEGTSRDDIIVNDGFNNMTCMWNSRTDLKKLSNFEIIHHEVEYDEDEGLSVDLVVHKLLAYPNFSLVQQKQRKFKTDMNDKIKEEIMKQLRANVVRVVRYTTWVENIVHVPKKDGKTRVCIDYRDLNKANPKDNIPLPNIRILVDNCAKHEIQSFVD